The Onychostoma macrolepis isolate SWU-2019 chromosome 20, ASM1243209v1, whole genome shotgun sequence nucleotide sequence aatcgctgACTCTCTTATTAACAGttacttgctgccacctgctggcgatttttattttcacattcaaagtatcttttattatttaaatttcaaatatggtatttaatgttttgtgtttaatatcaaaacatgatttatgcatttgttattgcaggttaaatgcattcatgtcttgcattaaaccgtgtgtaaatgcatctaaatgccacttcagatgcagcttctgtgtttcctctgtattgtaaagatgaattttgttgatactgatttcatttgcttggtaacagcccaaaagTTTCAAACACTGAaagtgggggtgggggggaaatctcattgtgaaataattgCTTTCTCTAGATCATGTTGGCCACAGGTATTGGCGCCCAATTATTGCAATGtccttttcccaagataacagctcttGAGTTTTCTCATAATgtctgaagagtttggagaacacctgataagtgatcagagaccattccttcatccagaatatctccagatccttcagattcccagctccatgttggtgcttcttcgcttcagttcaccccactcattttctacagggttcaggtcagaggactgggactGCCATGGCAAAAGCTTCATTTTTGTGTTTGGTGACACATTTttggagatggtcctcactgcagaacacaagatccagggggtggagttggatctagatccaactcctcccaccttacatagacctaaacctactcgtctccaccccctgatccataaacctacccatctccacccctaaacctaccaatctccaccccctggatgtggatccaactccgcaccctggatcttttgttctgcagtgaggggctactgcattttgtgttgattttgatgtttgttattgattattgtcctgatggaagatccaaccatggcccattataagatttctaacagagacAGTCAGGtatagttgtttttatttttattttttaaatccctgtttgtactaacAGCTGGtaggtttgctgccaaaaagctctttctctctttatttttttaatttatttttaaataaagtttcatctgaccatagaagccagtgccatttgaagttccaacTGAATattctggagtttgtttttggatgagcgaggagaatttttgtgaaaccctcccaaacaacgtGGTGATGTAGaggctgtttgtttttttgttttttgttttttaggctttctgaccccaagactcaactaatctgcaattctccagctgtgatccttggagagtctttggccacccaaactctccttctcactgtgcattaggacgatatagacacatcctcttccaggcagatttgtaacctTTTTAGTTGATTTGGAgcctcttaattattgccctgatggtggacatggggattttcaatgctttagctcttttcttacagccactttctattttgtgaagctcaacaatcttgttttGCACATCAGAgctatattctttggttttactccttgtgatggatgattaagggaatttggactttgtgttcctcatatttataatcctgtggaacaggaagtcatggctggacaatttcatgctcctagtcaccctggtgtgctaaaaaatgtaaatatgaatgggaatatacttcagagatattttactcacaagaatttctagggttgccaataattgtggccaacatgcattggagaaaaacatgaGAAAAAATCATGAGATTTGTTTTACAATagtttcaattgttttagttcaacggtaggttagaattttgtgaattgttttgAATGAAAGCTCAAAAGGATAAAccatgcagatttattttcacagccgcctttgctcatatttaccgaGGGTGCCAATagtagtggagggcactgtaacTGACACAAACAGATGGAGTTAttgattatatgtatttttttttctctatctatctgtctatctaatTTCTCTATTTTGTTTTCGAAGGGTAATTTGTCATGAAAATGTGCTCTAATAAGCTAAATGGGTATTAAATCacttttatataataaacattggttttcaacattgaatcTGTTTCTTTATCCTCTCAACCAGTGACTGTGTTCGCTTAAAGCCTGCTGACATTCAGCCCGACATCTTCAGCTACCTCCTCAATCTGATGTACACCGGAAAACTGGCGACGCAGCTTATCGACCCGGCTCGCCTGGAGCAGGGCGTCAAGTTCCTCCATGCGTACCCTCTCATTCAGGAGGCAAGTCTGGCAAGCCATGCTGCTCAGGCACATCCTGAGGTCAGCCTTCCCCTGTCATCCTCTCTTTATGGCATTCAGATATCAGACCAACAGGCCACGCTCCCAAACCGCCTCTCGGCGAGAACGCATCTCTCTTCGCCGTTCGACTTGGAAGGTGGCGGTATGCTTGATGGGAAGTGCGTTACCACAAACAAAGCTACCTCACTGACGAGGCCTGTATCCAAGCACAGGCAAGCTCTGTCAGAAGCAGAGGTAGAAGCGTCGGCGAGCATCAGTCAGTTTATGAGGGAAGGTGGCGAGATGGAAACATCTGCAGGTGAGGCCCCGTCTTGCTCCCTGAGCGCCAACACCATTCTGCATGTGAAGCCCAGCATCATGAGAAGAAGTTCCTCTTTGAGGAAGCATTATACGTGCCACGTCTGCGGGGGCCGCTTTACCCAGCGAGGAGCCTTACGAGAGCACCTGCTTCTTCACACCCAGGCTATGCTCCCCCTGGTGTTAGAGTCTGTCGGTGCAGCTTCCCCAATGCTGACTGGAGGTGCCGCCACGCCAGAGGTGGAGGAAGTCCTCCGAAGCAGCGAAGCTGGCGCAGCCACTCCCATCATCGTGGACGCTGCTAGTGACAGCGAGCAACATCTATACTCCAAAGACTCGCCACATCCTGAAACCGCCATGCCTGTCCCGAGCCTGTGCACGGCTCAGCCCCAGGCGGACACGCCACCGCCGTCCGATATCGCTGATATCGACAACCTAGAGGGTGCGGCTGACATGGAGCGGGAAGTGAAGCGGAGGAAATATGAGTGCTCCACTTGTGGCCGCAAGTTCATCCAGAAGAGCCACTGGAGAGAGCACATGTACATCCATACGGGAAAGCCGTACCGCTGTAGCGCCTGCGGCAAGAGCTTCTGTCGGGCCAACCAGGCGGCGCGGCATGTTTGCATGAATCTGGGCTCGGAGCCAGCGTACACCATGGTGGACCGACAGAGCATGGAGCTGTGTGCCGCGGACGACTCCAGCCAAATGGAGGCGCTGTTTCTCGGCTCTTCTGGTAGACCGTACAAATGCAATGTGTGTGAAATGACCTTTTCCAGCCCCAATGAGGTGATCAAGCACCTGTGCTTCAACCAGGGTGTGCTTTCGGGCGCAGTGGCTGCAGAAATGGGCATCAGTGGGCTGAACAGTGACAGCCTGGCCAAAGACGAAGGCTCGGATTCATCCAACGGTGGGCCATTGGTAACGCCCATCAAAACTGAGGAAGTCTTTGTGGAATAGCTTCACATTCATCCACTTCAGagtattgttttttaaaaaattgt carries:
- the zbtb2b gene encoding zinc finger and BTB domain-containing protein 2b gives rise to the protein MELANHGLILLQQLNAQREFGFLCDCTVAIGDVFFKAHKAVLAAFSNYFRMLFIHQDSDCVRLKPADIQPDIFSYLLNLMYTGKLATQLIDPARLEQGVKFLHAYPLIQEASLASHAAQAHPEVSLPLSSSLYGIQISDQQATLPNRLSARTHLSSPFDLEGGGMLDGKCVTTNKATSLTRPVSKHRQALSEAEVEASASISQFMREGGEMETSAGEAPSCSLSANTILHVKPSIMRRSSSLRKHYTCHVCGGRFTQRGALREHLLLHTQAMLPLVLESVGAASPMLTGGAATPEVEEVLRSSEAGAATPIIVDAASDSEQHLYSKDSPHPETAMPVPSLCTAQPQADTPPPSDIADIDNLEGAADMEREVKRRKYECSTCGRKFIQKSHWREHMYIHTGKPYRCSACGKSFCRANQAARHVCMNLGSEPAYTMVDRQSMELCAADDSSQMEALFLGSSGRPYKCNVCEMTFSSPNEVIKHLCFNQGVLSGAVAAEMGISGLNSDSLAKDEGSDSSNGGPLVTPIKTEEVFVE